One window from the genome of Deinococcus sp. NW-56 encodes:
- a CDS encoding sugar ABC transporter permease: MTTAPRDRDRDRTLPPGGYVHQEPGLLRRALPWLALGALLVAFGVLAYYLMQSMEGRQRSFSIYFVENGWLRFLLFLLAASGVLALTSLIGQRIGQARTGRRISYLAVLGDQLTHLFLILVVLVAIYPLFYVLLAAFDPRNSLFAFPDFENPNILYRSGLLPNLDVLSLENFTRLFNGITLPGWQLLLAGVGGAALAAVLLFALVGRLGRDSEGLARARSWALYLLIGALALLVIFMTPAQFTGPDNESRFVLSVRNTLLVSGLTGVLAILLSTTSGYAMARLRFPGRFQMLLFYIFIQMFPVFLALVAVYALMVTLGLTNTFTGLILAYSGGAIAFNTWIFKGYVESLPESLEEAAMVDGATRWQSFLRVVLPLSGGMLAFIFLNQFIGTYAEFILANVLLTGVEKWTVGVMLLSFTQGQFSTQWGVFAAAATLGALPIVALFYGFQRYFVGGTVAGGVKE; this comes from the coding sequence ATGACCACCGCCCCCCGTGACCGTGACCGTGACCGCACGCTGCCGCCCGGCGGCTACGTCCACCAGGAACCCGGCCTCCTGCGCCGCGCCCTGCCCTGGCTGGCGCTGGGGGCACTGCTCGTGGCCTTTGGCGTGCTGGCCTACTACCTCATGCAGAGCATGGAGGGCCGTCAGCGCAGCTTCTCCATCTACTTCGTGGAAAACGGCTGGCTGCGCTTCCTGCTGTTCCTGCTGGCGGCGAGCGGCGTGCTGGCGCTCACCAGCCTGATCGGGCAGCGCATCGGGCAGGCCCGCACCGGGCGCCGAATCAGCTACCTCGCCGTGCTGGGCGATCAGCTCACACACCTGTTCCTGATTCTGGTCGTGCTGGTAGCGATCTATCCCCTCTTCTACGTGCTGCTGGCGGCGTTCGACCCGCGCAACAGCCTCTTCGCCTTCCCCGACTTCGAGAACCCGAATATCCTCTACCGCTCCGGCCTGCTGCCCAATCTGGACGTGCTGAGCCTGGAGAACTTCACCCGGCTCTTCAACGGCATCACGCTGCCGGGCTGGCAACTGCTGCTGGCGGGTGTCGGCGGGGCGGCGCTGGCGGCGGTGCTGCTGTTCGCGCTGGTCGGGCGCCTGGGCCGCGACAGCGAGGGCCTGGCCCGTGCCCGCTCCTGGGCGCTGTACCTGCTGATCGGGGCACTCGCGCTGCTGGTGATTTTCATGACCCCGGCGCAGTTCACGGGGCCTGACAACGAGAGCCGCTTCGTGCTGTCGGTCCGCAACACGCTGCTGGTCTCGGGCCTGACCGGGGTGCTGGCGATTCTGCTCTCGACCACCTCCGGGTACGCGATGGCGCGGCTGCGCTTTCCGGGCCGCTTCCAGATGCTGCTGTTCTACATCTTTATCCAGATGTTCCCGGTGTTCCTGGCGCTCGTCGCCGTCTACGCGCTGATGGTGACCCTGGGCCTGACGAACACCTTCACCGGGCTGATTCTGGCCTACTCGGGCGGCGCCATCGCCTTTAACACCTGGATTTTTAAGGGCTATGTCGAGAGCCTGCCCGAATCGCTGGAGGAAGCGGCGATGGTGGACGGCGCGACCCGCTGGCAGAGCTTCCTGCGGGTGGTGCTGCCCCTTTCGGGCGGGATGCTGGCCTTTATCTTCCTGAACCAGTTCATCGGCACCTACGCCGAGTTCATCCTGGCGAACGTGCTGCTGACCGGCGTGGAGAAATGGACCGTTGGCGTGATGCTGCTGAGCTTCACCCAGGGCCAGTTCTCGACCCAGTGGGGCGTGTTCGCCGCCGCCGCGACCCTGGGGGCACTGCCCATCGTGGCCCTGTTCTACGGTTTCCAGCGCTACTTCGTGGGAGGAACGGTAGCGGGAGGTGTCAAGGAATAA
- a CDS encoding ABC transporter permease subunit encodes MTLTAASSRPRSAAPPDGVRGFLLAILILAVLLGGAVLVGWLLSGLTARFFPEAPPYLILVYTLGALLLGMPVVARLFPWMMSWYYLVPSLVFLAAFTVLPIVLTVNYAFTNYSGQNSGNPDTGVRTEAALSPDRRTLTLAEIPEGNSLAEFLRCTTPNCVGDTAVLYDEDASTPVRAQIASVEGRNITLAAPVPETFQPVSVTRINRYENVGLANFREIFARASSALWPVFLWTVTFAFATVVINAIAGLILGILLYNKRLKGRNIYRTLLFLPWAIPAVISVQMWKALLNQQFGIVNKSLGLLGIAAIPWLGDPLWAKISVILVNLWLGFPYMMTATISALATINDDLYEAASIDGASRWQQIQNITLPLLRTSFTPILLSGFAFNFNNFGIIYLLTQGGPPLAGRDATAGSTDILLSWGYNTAFAASGGQNYALASAIALIIFFLTLAISLVNFKAAGVFEEARR; translated from the coding sequence ATGACCTTGACCGCTGCTTCTTCCCGCCCGCGCAGCGCCGCTCCCCCGGACGGCGTGCGCGGTTTTTTGCTGGCGATCCTGATTCTGGCCGTGCTGCTGGGCGGCGCCGTGCTGGTCGGCTGGCTACTCTCGGGCCTGACCGCCCGCTTCTTCCCGGAAGCGCCCCCCTACCTGATTCTGGTCTACACCCTGGGGGCGCTGCTGCTGGGAATGCCGGTGGTTGCGCGGCTCTTTCCCTGGATGATGAGCTGGTACTACCTGGTGCCGTCGCTGGTGTTCCTGGCCGCATTTACCGTGCTGCCCATCGTGCTGACGGTGAACTACGCCTTTACCAACTACAGCGGGCAAAACAGCGGCAACCCCGACACGGGCGTGCGGACGGAAGCGGCGCTCTCGCCGGACCGCCGAACACTCACGCTGGCGGAGATTCCCGAGGGCAACTCGTTGGCCGAGTTCCTGCGCTGCACCACCCCCAATTGCGTGGGCGACACGGCGGTGCTGTACGACGAGGACGCCTCCACGCCCGTGCGGGCACAGATCGCCTCGGTGGAGGGCCGGAACATCACCCTGGCCGCCCCCGTGCCGGAGACCTTTCAGCCCGTCAGCGTGACGCGCATCAACCGCTATGAGAACGTGGGGCTCGCCAACTTCCGCGAGATCTTCGCGCGGGCGAGCAGTGCGCTGTGGCCGGTCTTCCTGTGGACGGTGACGTTCGCCTTTGCCACCGTGGTCATCAATGCCATCGCGGGGCTGATCCTGGGCATCCTGCTGTACAATAAGCGGCTCAAGGGCCGCAACATCTACCGCACGCTGCTCTTCCTGCCGTGGGCGATTCCAGCCGTCATCAGTGTGCAGATGTGGAAGGCGCTGCTCAACCAGCAGTTCGGCATCGTGAACAAGTCGCTGGGCCTGCTGGGCATCGCGGCGATTCCCTGGCTGGGCGACCCCCTGTGGGCCAAGATCAGCGTGATTCTGGTCAACCTGTGGCTGGGCTTTCCCTACATGATGACGGCGACCATCAGCGCGTTGGCGACCATCAACGACGACCTGTACGAGGCCGCCAGCATCGACGGGGCGAGCCGCTGGCAGCAGATCCAGAACATCACGCTGCCGCTGCTGCGAACCTCGTTTACGCCCATTTTGCTTTCGGGCTTCGCCTTTAACTTCAACAACTTCGGCATCATCTACCTGCTGACCCAGGGTGGGCCGCCGCTGGCAGGCCGCGACGCCACGGCGGGCAGCACCGACATTCTGCTCTCCTGGGGGTACAACACGGCCTTTGCCGCCAGCGGCGGGCAAAATTACGCCCTCGCCAGCGCCATCGCGCTGATCATTTTCTTCCTGACCCTCGCCATCAGCCTGGTGAACTTCAAGGCGGCTGGCGTCTTCGAGGAGGCCCGGCGATGA
- a CDS encoding maltose ABC transporter substrate-binding protein produces the protein MKKALTVLSLALLGSASAANITVWTHFGEGELTWLRAQATAFKNKTGHNVQLVSVPFDQIPDKLIQSAPKGQGPDLVLTLPQDRLGQLAAAGVIDSMDRYVTSRSDLDKTALSAMTYKGKLFGLPMFAESVALVYNKKLVPTAPTTWSQFLSAAQKNTGNGRFGFLVDLSNAYMNYGVISAYGGYVFRNSGGTLNTKDVGLANAGADKAGAFLNDLRYKYNLVPEGVDGSAAKSAFVDGRAAMVLTGPWDMDDFKKAGINYGIAAFPTPPGASGKWSPFVGVQGAMLNAYSKNKAVAAQFAREIVKSDAQVSFNKAGGRIPVSLSARTKLKSDPVVAGFGRTISLGTPMPNVVEMGAVWAPWSNAVAQSVQRPNQNYSQINDRAVQEINKNIK, from the coding sequence ATGAAGAAAGCTCTGACGGTTCTGTCCCTCGCCCTGCTGGGAAGTGCCAGCGCGGCCAACATCACGGTCTGGACCCACTTCGGTGAGGGTGAGCTGACCTGGCTCCGCGCTCAGGCGACCGCTTTCAAGAACAAGACCGGCCACAATGTCCAGCTGGTGAGCGTGCCCTTCGACCAGATTCCCGACAAGCTGATCCAGAGCGCCCCCAAGGGTCAGGGGCCGGACCTCGTGCTGACCCTGCCGCAAGACCGCCTGGGGCAGCTCGCGGCGGCGGGCGTGATCGACTCAATGGACCGCTACGTGACCAGCCGCAGTGACCTCGACAAGACCGCTCTCTCGGCCATGACCTACAAGGGCAAGCTGTTCGGGCTGCCCATGTTCGCCGAGTCCGTGGCGCTGGTTTACAACAAGAAGCTGGTGCCCACTGCGCCGACCACCTGGTCGCAGTTCCTCAGCGCCGCGCAGAAGAATACTGGGAACGGCCGCTTCGGCTTCCTGGTCGACCTCAGCAACGCGTACATGAACTACGGCGTGATCAGCGCCTACGGCGGCTACGTGTTCAGGAACAGCGGCGGCACGCTGAACACCAAGGACGTGGGCCTCGCCAACGCGGGCGCCGACAAGGCGGGGGCGTTCCTGAATGACCTGCGCTACAAGTACAACCTCGTGCCTGAGGGCGTGGACGGCAGCGCCGCCAAGAGTGCCTTCGTGGATGGCCGGGCCGCGATGGTCCTGACCGGTCCCTGGGACATGGACGACTTCAAGAAGGCGGGCATCAACTACGGGATCGCTGCCTTCCCCACCCCTCCCGGCGCGAGCGGCAAGTGGAGCCCCTTCGTGGGCGTGCAGGGCGCGATGCTCAACGCCTACAGCAAGAACAAGGCGGTGGCCGCGCAGTTTGCCCGCGAGATCGTCAAGAGCGACGCGCAGGTGTCCTTTAACAAGGCGGGCGGGCGCATCCCGGTGAGCCTCTCGGCCCGCACCAAGCTCAAGAGTGACCCGGTGGTCGCGGGCTTCGGCCGCACCATCAGCCTGGGCACCCCCATGCCCAACGTCGTGGAGATGGGCGCGGTCTGGGCTCCCTGGAGCAACGCGGTCGCGCAGAGCGTGCAGCGCCCCAACCAGAACTACAGCCAGATCAACGACCGGGCCGTGCAGGAAATCAACAAGAACATCAAGTAA
- a CDS encoding MFS transporter — protein MTAAPARPRGPLSPKLVLFLTIFIAMLGLSVLFPIIAPLGRELGLSETQIGWFSTAYSLAQFVFSPIWGSRSERVGRKPVLILGLIGFSLSFGLFGVLAALGAQGVLAGGLLFALLVASRVVGGVLSSATLPTAQAMMADLSSEKDRAAAMGLIGAAFGLGVVFGPALGAALSGFGLTAPIFFSAGLGLLTALAAWRTLPETRRADAAPAPAGERRALLRQPGILLFLAVSALYTLASVGMEQTIAFYVQDTLRLTPEGTARTVGLMLAVFGLLAAAVQGGAMRPLSRKFAPGPLISWGLLVMGAGMFLLPLGQSFWPITAALAVIGVGSAVLGPSLSAALSLSAGAGQQGAVAGLNSSALALGRMTGPLIGTGMYQGVGHAAPYFLSGGILFALLLWTLIARPQVRPAQGAKV, from the coding sequence ATGACCGCCGCCCCCGCCCGCCCGCGCGGCCCCCTCTCGCCCAAGCTGGTCCTGTTTCTGACCATCTTCATCGCCATGCTGGGCCTGAGCGTGCTGTTTCCCATCATCGCGCCGCTGGGGCGAGAACTGGGCCTCTCGGAGACGCAGATCGGCTGGTTCTCGACCGCCTACAGCCTCGCGCAGTTCGTCTTCTCGCCCATCTGGGGCAGCCGCAGCGAGCGGGTGGGGCGCAAACCGGTGCTGATCCTAGGACTGATCGGCTTCTCGCTGAGCTTCGGGCTGTTCGGGGTGCTGGCGGCGCTGGGGGCACAGGGCGTGCTGGCTGGTGGCCTGCTGTTTGCGCTGCTGGTGGCCTCCCGCGTGGTGGGCGGCGTGCTGTCGAGCGCGACCCTCCCTACCGCCCAGGCGATGATGGCCGACCTCAGCAGCGAGAAGGACCGCGCCGCCGCGATGGGCCTGATCGGCGCGGCCTTCGGGCTGGGCGTGGTGTTCGGGCCTGCGCTGGGAGCCGCGCTCTCGGGTTTCGGGCTTACTGCGCCCATCTTCTTCAGTGCGGGGCTGGGGCTGCTCACCGCGCTGGCTGCGTGGCGCACCCTGCCCGAAACGCGCCGGGCGGACGCGGCGCCTGCTCCCGCCGGGGAACGCCGTGCCCTGCTGCGGCAGCCGGGCATCCTGCTTTTCCTGGCCGTGAGTGCCCTGTACACCCTGGCGAGCGTGGGCATGGAGCAGACCATCGCCTTTTACGTGCAGGACACCCTGCGCCTCACCCCGGAGGGCACGGCGCGGACGGTGGGGCTGATGCTGGCGGTGTTCGGGCTGCTGGCGGCGGCGGTGCAGGGCGGGGCGATGCGGCCGCTGAGCCGCAAGTTCGCGCCGGGACCGCTGATCTCATGGGGGTTGCTGGTGATGGGGGCGGGGATGTTCCTGCTTCCGCTGGGGCAGAGCTTCTGGCCCATCACGGCGGCGCTGGCGGTGATCGGGGTGGGCAGCGCGGTCCTCGGCCCCAGCCTCAGCGCGGCCCTCTCGCTGAGTGCGGGGGCGGGGCAGCAGGGCGCGGTCGCAGGCCTGAACAGCAGCGCCCTGGCCCTGGGCCGGATGACGGGACCCCTGATCGGCACCGGGATGTACCAGGGCGTCGGCCACGCGGCCCCCTATTTCCTGAGCGGTGGGATTCTCTTCGCCCTGCTCCTCTGGACCCTGATCGCCCGGCCCCAGGTCCGCCCGGCCCAGGGGGCGAAAGTCTGA
- a CDS encoding transcription antitermination factor NusB: MTAPRPTFNPARALAVRVLLRVLAGETFAAPALDSALASARLPTRDAGLATHIVYGTLRHAPTLDAALTPLLRGETHPKTRALLLAGAFEKLVLGTPPHAVVSEYVGLARGARLAPSGLVNAVLRRVELPSPTDETRFALPGWLTEVFRSAYGERAEAVMADLLTPQPLWLSLSEEGVEALEAEGSVVEPGPNGVDRVTLARPLRESAAYRRGQAQPINPASLAVVDALGEVAGVPVLDLAGGAGIKAAMLAARGAQVTSVDVAERKHAAARQNLARLGLSADFVTHDLTGPLDLPPAPLVLLDAPCTGTGTLRAHPEIKLRLTPEAVREMAALQRRMLPNAAALVAPGGLLVYSVCSIAPPEGAEVVADFLAAHPEFSPEPLPDLDLPTVPAGDGVLTVMERGIDGFFIARLRRKVEEPRLGLE; encoded by the coding sequence ATGACGGCTCCGCGCCCCACCTTTAACCCGGCCCGTGCGCTGGCCGTTCGCGTCTTGCTGCGCGTGCTGGCGGGCGAGACCTTCGCGGCCCCGGCGCTGGACAGTGCGCTGGCCTCCGCCCGGCTCCCCACCCGCGACGCGGGCCTCGCCACCCATATCGTGTACGGCACCCTGCGCCACGCCCCCACGCTGGACGCCGCGCTGACGCCCCTGCTGCGCGGCGAAACTCACCCCAAGACGCGGGCGCTGCTGCTGGCGGGGGCCTTCGAAAAGCTGGTGCTGGGCACGCCGCCCCACGCGGTCGTCAGCGAGTACGTGGGGCTGGCGCGGGGGGCACGGCTGGCTCCGTCCGGGCTGGTGAACGCGGTGCTGCGGCGGGTGGAGTTGCCTTCCCCAACGGATGAAACGCGCTTCGCCCTGCCCGGCTGGCTGACCGAAGTATTCCGGTCGGCCTACGGCGAGCGGGCCGAGGCGGTGATGGCTGACCTGCTCACCCCGCAGCCGCTGTGGTTGAGCCTCTCGGAAGAGGGGGTTGAGGCCTTGGAAGCCGAGGGCAGCGTCGTGGAGCCGGGGCCGAACGGGGTGGACCGGGTCACGCTGGCGCGGCCCCTGCGGGAGAGTGCCGCCTACCGCCGGGGACAGGCGCAGCCCATCAACCCGGCCAGCCTCGCGGTCGTGGATGCATTGGGGGAGGTGGCCGGAGTGCCCGTGCTGGACCTTGCGGGAGGAGCGGGGATCAAGGCCGCCATGCTCGCGGCGCGGGGAGCGCAGGTCACCAGTGTGGACGTGGCGGAACGCAAGCACGCCGCCGCCCGACAGAATCTGGCGCGGCTGGGGCTGAGCGCCGACTTCGTGACGCATGACCTGACCGGGCCGCTGGACCTACCGCCCGCGCCCCTCGTGCTGCTGGACGCGCCTTGCACGGGGACAGGGACCCTCCGCGCCCATCCCGAGATCAAGCTGCGGCTGACCCCGGAGGCGGTGCGAGAAATGGCAGCCCTCCAGCGCCGGATGCTGCCGAACGCTGCCGCGCTGGTCGCGCCGGGTGGCCTGCTGGTCTATAGCGTGTGCAGTATTGCGCCGCCGGAGGGGGCGGAGGTCGTGGCCGACTTTCTCGCCGCGCACCCGGAGTTCTCGCCGGAGCCGCTGCCCGACCTGGACTTGCCCACTGTCCCGGCGGGAGACGGGGTGCTGACTGTTATGGAAAGAGGCATAGACGGCTTTTTCATCGCCCGCTTGCGGCGGAAGGTAGAGGAACCCCGTTTAGGGCTTGAGTGA
- the deoD gene encoding purine-nucleoside phosphorylase, whose protein sequence is MTVHLNAKEGQIAETVLLPGDPLRAQHIAETFFENPELHNTVRGMHGYTGTYKGQRVSVQGTGMGIASSMIYVSELITGYGCKNLIRVGTCGSYQPHVHVRDLVLAQAACTDSNINNIRFGAKNFAPIADFELLLRAYQIAQERGFTSHVGNIMSSDTFYHDDFDQYKLWADFGVLAVEMEAAGLYTLAAKHGVRALTILTVSDHLVTREETTAEERQTTFNGMIEVALDAALGL, encoded by the coding sequence ATGACGGTTCACCTGAACGCCAAAGAAGGCCAGATCGCCGAGACCGTGCTGCTGCCCGGCGACCCCCTCCGTGCCCAGCACATCGCGGAAACGTTTTTCGAGAACCCCGAGCTGCACAACACCGTGCGCGGCATGCACGGGTACACCGGCACTTACAAGGGCCAGCGCGTCAGCGTGCAGGGCACCGGCATGGGCATCGCGTCCTCAATGATCTATGTCAGCGAGCTGATCACCGGCTACGGCTGCAAGAACCTGATCCGGGTGGGCACCTGTGGGTCGTACCAGCCGCACGTCCATGTGCGCGACCTCGTGCTGGCACAGGCGGCCTGCACCGATTCCAACATCAACAACATCCGCTTCGGGGCCAAGAACTTCGCGCCCATCGCCGACTTCGAGCTGCTGCTGCGGGCCTATCAGATCGCGCAGGAGCGGGGCTTTACCTCGCACGTCGGCAACATCATGTCTTCGGACACCTTCTACCACGACGATTTCGACCAGTACAAACTCTGGGCCGACTTCGGCGTGCTCGCTGTGGAGATGGAGGCGGCCGGGCTGTACACCCTCGCCGCCAAGCACGGGGTCCGGGCGCTGACCATCCTGACCGTCTCCGACCACCTCGTCACACGCGAGGAGACGACCGCCGAGGAGCGCCAGACCACCTTCAACGGGATGATCGAAGTTGCGCTGGACGCGGCGCTGGGGCTGTAA
- the miaB gene encoding tRNA (N6-isopentenyl adenosine(37)-C2)-methylthiotransferase MiaB: protein MKAHLITYGCQMNEYDTHLVESQLVSFGADMVQSVDEADFVLVNTCAVRGKPVDKVRSLLGDLRKQKQQRPLVVGMMGCLAQLEEGQQIARKFEVDVLLGPGSLLDIGKALESNERFWGLQFKDELHGHIPPPPTGKLQAHLTIMRGCDHHCTYCIVPTTRGPQVSRHPDDILRELDLQLAAGVQEVTLLGQNVNAYGVDQGAKLAGYPSFADLLRLVGRSGVRRVKFTTSHPMNFTEDVAAAMAETPAVCEFVHLPVQSGSNRVLRRMAREYTREKYLSHIAEIKKHLPNVVLATDIIVGFPGETEEDFQETLSLYDEVGYDSAYMFIYSPRPGTPSYKHFQDLPRELKTERLQRLIVRQKEWSARKNAEKVGTVQELLLRGDAHDTGFLEGHTRGNHPTVVPKALGATGAGLYRARIEHATPHMLYGRLIGEDGQDLPELPRFNPEAAALSSPLQMV, encoded by the coding sequence GTGAAGGCACACCTGATCACCTACGGCTGCCAGATGAACGAGTACGACACCCATCTGGTCGAGTCGCAACTCGTCTCGTTTGGCGCAGACATGGTCCAGAGCGTGGACGAGGCCGATTTCGTCCTCGTGAACACCTGCGCGGTGCGTGGCAAGCCCGTGGACAAGGTCCGCTCGCTGCTGGGCGACCTGCGCAAGCAAAAGCAGCAGCGCCCACTCGTGGTCGGGATGATGGGCTGCCTCGCGCAGCTCGAAGAGGGCCAGCAGATCGCCCGCAAGTTCGAGGTGGACGTGCTGCTGGGGCCGGGCAGCCTGCTCGACATCGGCAAGGCGCTGGAGAGCAACGAGCGCTTCTGGGGCCTGCAATTCAAGGACGAGCTGCACGGGCATATCCCCCCGCCCCCCACGGGCAAGCTGCAAGCGCACCTCACGATCATGCGCGGCTGCGACCACCACTGCACCTACTGCATCGTGCCCACCACGCGCGGTCCGCAGGTCAGCCGCCACCCCGACGACATCCTGCGTGAACTCGACCTGCAACTCGCCGCCGGGGTACAGGAGGTCACGCTGCTGGGCCAGAACGTGAACGCCTACGGGGTAGACCAGGGGGCCAAGCTCGCCGGATACCCCTCCTTTGCGGACCTCCTGCGGTTGGTGGGGCGCTCGGGCGTGCGGCGGGTCAAGTTCACGACCAGCCACCCCATGAACTTCACGGAGGATGTGGCCGCTGCAATGGCCGAGACGCCCGCCGTGTGCGAGTTCGTGCACCTGCCCGTGCAGAGCGGCTCCAACCGGGTGCTGCGCCGCATGGCCCGCGAGTACACCCGCGAGAAGTACCTCTCGCACATCGCGGAGATTAAGAAGCATCTGCCGAACGTGGTCCTGGCGACCGACATCATCGTGGGGTTTCCCGGCGAGACCGAGGAGGATTTCCAGGAGACGCTGAGCCTCTACGACGAGGTGGGTTACGACTCGGCCTACATGTTCATCTACTCACCGCGCCCCGGCACGCCGAGCTACAAGCACTTTCAGGATCTGCCGCGCGAGCTGAAGACCGAGCGGCTCCAGCGCCTGATCGTGCGGCAAAAGGAATGGAGCGCCCGCAAGAACGCGGAGAAGGTGGGCACGGTTCAGGAACTCCTGCTGCGCGGCGACGCCCACGACACCGGTTTCTTGGAGGGCCACACGCGCGGCAACCACCCGACGGTGGTGCCCAAAGCGCTCGGCGCGACCGGGGCGGGCCTCTACCGCGCCCGCATCGAGCACGCCACGCCGCACATGCTGTATGGCCGCTTGATCGGGGAAGACGGTCAGGACCTACCTGAGCTGCCCCGCTTCAATCCCGAAGCGGCGGCGCTGAGCAGCCCGTTGCAGATGGTATGA
- the rpsP gene encoding 30S ribosomal protein S16, protein MVKIRLSRFGSAHNPHYRIVVTDSRRPRDGGYIENLGHYDPRKTSETYLKVNAERAAYWLSVGAQPTQTARRLLKSQGVKVA, encoded by the coding sequence ATGGTCAAGATTCGCCTGTCCCGTTTCGGCTCTGCCCACAACCCCCACTACCGCATCGTGGTGACCGACTCCCGCCGCCCCCGCGACGGCGGCTACATCGAGAACCTGGGCCACTACGACCCCCGCAAGACCAGCGAGACCTACCTCAAGGTCAACGCGGAGCGGGCCGCCTACTGGCTCTCGGTCGGCGCCCAGCCCACCCAGACCGCCCGCCGCCTGCTCAAGAGCCAGGGCGTCAAGGTCGCCTGA
- a CDS encoding peptidoglycan DD-metalloendopeptidase family protein — MKRNPRWPVLVLLSAALLAGAQETSERLQQLQRELSQQRRLSVQQGRELADLRRNIARLSAQGRETLERLETLSGRVAELENETADLARQVQGAERALAETTAAGAVTQARVTRLQADLRELLQALYRERSGQYLRLLSQSGSLSDLLIRLRYANLSGEQHVAVLEELRGEVRTLETQRERQAAQKATLEGLQARQLARLEELRESRAETGRLLAELRRDEQGQRTLAARTRAEQAETARTIDELVGAVVKEKARLEAERQRRLEEERRRREAELRRIREERERARREAERLARIRAEQERQARLARERAEAEAKARAEAEARAKARAEARARAEAKARAEAAARAKAEAEARARAEAAARARARAEAKARAEAQAKAAAAARAKAEAEARARARAEAEAKARAEAQARAAAEARTRAEAAARARQQADAIARAQAEARAREAEQNAREQAEREAALAAQREREQRVAQEQAALRERQGQTQQAVAATTQALAPLPASPGPLGFPLPGGRVSQPYGSNGAQWSVLEAAEGTQAVASLPGNVIATTYYASLGWVVLLDHGAKVTAYFGLQDAAVEVGARVGAGTPLGTVGGSPIFGPGRMAFQLNEVSGASRRPVPPPF, encoded by the coding sequence GTGAAGAGAAACCCGCGCTGGCCCGTCCTCGTCCTGCTGTCGGCGGCGCTGCTCGCTGGGGCGCAGGAGACCAGCGAGCGGCTCCAGCAGCTTCAGCGCGAACTCTCGCAGCAGCGGCGGCTCAGTGTTCAGCAGGGCCGCGAGCTGGCAGACCTGCGCCGCAACATTGCCCGCCTCTCCGCGCAGGGCCGTGAGACGCTGGAGCGGCTGGAGACCCTGTCCGGGCGGGTGGCCGAGCTGGAAAACGAGACGGCCGACCTCGCCCGGCAGGTGCAGGGGGCCGAGCGGGCGCTGGCCGAGACGACGGCAGCGGGGGCAGTCACCCAGGCCCGCGTGACCCGTCTTCAGGCCGACTTGCGCGAGCTGCTTCAGGCCCTCTACCGCGAGCGCAGCGGGCAGTACCTGCGGCTGCTGTCGCAATCGGGCAGTCTGTCGGACCTGCTGATTCGGCTGCGCTACGCGAACCTCTCGGGCGAGCAGCATGTCGCGGTGCTCGAAGAACTGCGGGGCGAGGTCCGCACCCTGGAGACGCAGCGCGAGCGGCAGGCCGCGCAAAAGGCCACCCTGGAGGGCCTGCAAGCCCGCCAGCTCGCCCGGCTGGAGGAGCTGCGGGAAAGCCGCGCCGAGACGGGCCGCCTGCTGGCCGAGCTGCGCCGAGACGAGCAGGGGCAGCGCACCCTGGCCGCCCGCACCCGCGCCGAGCAGGCCGAGACCGCCCGCACGATTGACGAACTTGTGGGCGCGGTCGTGAAGGAAAAGGCCCGGCTGGAAGCCGAACGCCAGCGCCGCCTAGAGGAGGAACGCCGCCGCCGCGAGGCCGAGCTGCGCCGCATCCGCGAGGAACGGGAACGCGCCCGTCGGGAGGCCGAGCGCCTCGCCCGCATCCGTGCCGAGCAGGAGCGGCAGGCCCGCCTCGCCCGCGAACGCGCCGAGGCCGAGGCGAAGGCCCGAGCGGAAGCCGAGGCCAGAGCGAAGGCCCGGGCCGAAGCCCGCGCCCGTGCGGAGGCGAAGGCCCGCGCCGAAGCCGCCGCCCGCGCCAAAGCCGAGGCCGAAGCCCGTGCCAGGGCTGAGGCTGCTGCTCGCGCCCGCGCGAGGGCTGAGGCAAAAGCCAGGGCCGAAGCCCAGGCGAAGGCCGCTGCGGCTGCTCGCGCCAAGGCCGAAGCGGAAGCCCGCGCGAGGGCCAGGGCCGAGGCCGAAGCCAAGGCCCGCGCCGAGGCCCAGGCCAGGGCCGCCGCCGAAGCCCGCACGCGGGCCGAAGCTGCCGCCCGCGCCCGCCAGCAGGCCGACGCCATCGCCCGCGCTCAAGCCGAGGCCCGTGCCCGCGAGGCCGAGCAGAACGCCCGCGAGCAGGCCGAGCGCGAGGCCGCCCTGGCCGCTCAGCGCGAACGCGAACAGCGGGTTGCCCAGGAACAGGCCGCCCTGCGCGAGCGTCAGGGGCAGACCCAGCAGGCGGTGGCGGCCACCACCCAGGCCCTCGCCCCGCTGCCCGCCTCGCCCGGCCCGCTGGGCTTCCCGCTGCCGGGAGGCCGGGTCAGCCAGCCCTACGGGTCGAACGGCGCCCAGTGGAGCGTGCTGGAAGCCGCCGAGGGCACCCAGGCCGTCGCCTCGCTGCCGGGCAACGTGATCGCCACGACCTACTACGCCAGCCTGGGCTGGGTGGTCCTGCTCGACCACGGGGCCAAGGTCACCGCCTACTTCGGCCTGCAAGACGCCGCCGTGGAGGTCGGGGCGCGGGTGGGCGCGGGCACGCCCCTGGGCACCGTGGGCGGCAGCCCCATCTTCGGCCCCGGCCGGATGGCCTTCCAGCTCAACGAGGTGTCGGGCGCGTCGCGTCGGCCCGTGCCGCCGCCGTTCTGA